In Nymphalis io chromosome 9, ilAglIoxx1.1, whole genome shotgun sequence, the genomic window aacTACGTAAAACTGAtttgtatcataaatattttaagcagatGCTTAGCAACAATAATCGTTAAATCCATAAACTTTTtctagtaaaaatttaaaatattaatttgatcgAAAGATTATCAATTTGatactaaatgtttttttttcccgCAAAAACGTTACTGTAAGAATgcaaaagtttaataatataataagaaaagatttttatattaatttaaatttttcttttaataaattaaaaacataaataatttaattttaactagcAGCTATAATGAGGTCATTTCTTTTCATCACTGGTTTTTTCTGTATGAGCATTTTCTGAATCATTCTTCCTTAGAGATAGAGGGCCATGTTTCCAATTCTTCGGGTACCCATGTTTCTTAACATCATCCCACCAAAGTTGCTCACCTTTggcgaaaattaaatatacgatGTTTGTAATTACCAAGACGCCAAGACATACCCAAAACGCGATTCTCCATTCCTTGAGCGTGGActgtaaatgaataaaaaatattgtaataaaattgtattaaatggcgactactatttattaattttaaatttaaatattttttttcttattgaatgttatcaaatacaatattttaaaataaacaaaaacgagGTGACATCTTTAAGATGATTGTGATATAATCAATGACGTCCCATATCCGTTAAAGAGAAACGATAACATCAAACGTTAAGAGGAAAAGAAATAAATGACATTGAAGCACTCAAGTATTAAGATATGGGTATTTACGAGACTTATTTGATTACCACCAAGacggaaaaaaaatttaagaattttttgaGATAATAATGCATCACAATATCTCAGTGAAATTCTTATTCAgctgtttgaataaaaaataggtAAGAAATAGatgagaaatatataataatccaaCGGTACGTAAATGCATTGGTCATTGTAAAGTTTCTTACGTTTGGAGTTAGTAGCCCAATTAGATACGGTGTGATGATTCCAGATATAGCAGCAATACCATTCACCATTGCAGTAGTCGTACCGGCATAGTTAGGGGTAATATCAAGAGCGTTTATTTTCATTCCACTGTAGTAAGCACCCATTAGTGTCATGGCGGCGATGAACCAAAATACTGCGAGAGTTGTATCACAACCAGAATACGAGGCGAGGATTATACATATACCTGGACCGGTGGCCGCTgaggaaaaaaaatgttaaacaagtttgtttagaaataagtaaatttaatttcaacttacatgaataactaattatatcaagaaatattttttattaactttacaaattacTTAACTAGCATTGTATATGCTTAAGTCtacttttattagtttttgtagATTGTGGATAAATAgtgaattgttaaaaaatattcttaacagTCAAAAAAAGCATCACTTAAAATTCGAATATATAAATctctaaaatataacttattagcttaatattttctaattccACACATTTTGTTGACGTGTACATTCTATATAAGCTCAATAATTTACTGTACACGTAAAATGTAATGAATtgtttaatttagaaataaaatcaagtattttttaaacagtaaGTAAGTTTGATTTTATCAAGTCAATATTAAATACGcgctgatattttaaatatgttaattttcgGTCTTACCAATAGTTGTATAAATTTTTCTGGCATTTTTTATGCTATGAATATTTTTCTTGATGCAGAAATCGCAGATCAGTCCAAAGAAGAATGAGGCAATCCACATTGCAACGTAAGGCAAAGCGGAGAGTAATCCAGCAGATTTGATATTGAATTTCAAAACATCTGTCATATACTTAGGTAAATCTGTGACCATTGTGAAGTAGCCCCAATCGTGGCCAATCTGATAAAAAagacattgttattataattcgcaCATAAATTGATATGATTTAAGAaactaagatattttaaagtaaatatggaaaacttaatgtaatattaaaatgactttGTCgcctaaatttaaatgttataagagaattaaataatattaccaaaaataaaagtgatatggaataactttttataaccaattatttaaaaaaaacacttacacCGGCAATAATAAGAGACCAGAGAGGAATAGATCTGAGCAAGGCTTTCCATGGCACCGGatctaatatttgtttttcactGTGAATTAAGGCTTGAACATTTTCATTTAGAAATTTCTTCTCTTTATCGGATATAAAAGGATGCGTATTTGGAGTACTGTAGCAAATGAAACACTGAAAAccattatattttgtatgtaagaAGCTTTTAGAATATATCGAAtcaatttaagaaattaaaaaagcttaatgtaataataattaacagtaattacattaacaataatttctCAAAGAAATAACACCCGTTTTGTAAGACGGGCTGATGCATCCGGAGaattggaattgcgattcaacgaagaaatattaaatatgtgtattccacattggaatagcgtggtggaataagctccaataccttctcctcaaaaagaggagaggaggcctttagcccagcagtgggacattcacaggctgttatggttaCGGTTTTATGGAAGAAATATTGCTAGCATTCTAGCCACAAATTCGTGCGTtcatacacattaaaaaaaattaattggaaATAATCCTTAAGTAATTAACACTACATACCCATATCACGAACCATCCGAGACCGATGCCACCAAACATATAAAAGACATTTTCCCAAGATCCATCGTACATGATGAGGCCTGAGAAGTACGATCCTGCTATATTACCAATTTGAGCACCTCCAAAAACAATAGCTCCAAAACGAGCCCTTTCAGCCTTTGGTGCCCATTTTGATATCATTGCCATCAATGCAGGCATAGTTGGACCCTAAACATAATAcgcacaaaattaaaatatataacgtaaaCGGATAAACGTGTTTTAACATCTactataaataatcatttgtttttcattgctagtattattaaaaacattatttaatgtatattgaaaaatatatttacttcacCAAATCCTTCGACTACACGAAGTATAAACAAAGCAGTAGCTCCTCCACTTTTTACAGCGATGGGAGTG contains:
- the LOC126770789 gene encoding putative inorganic phosphate cotransporter isoform X1, whose translation is MVNYKAEIIGSRFKYEMLTGWRLALSKLFIIPQRYVFAIMALLAVANAYTMRVCLNLAITQMVKKTVAVEGDANFDPNACPDLSSVKNVTTLADYITTVRSDSDLFEWSEATQGLILSSFYYGYVLTHIPGGMLAERYGGKWVLGTGLLSTAICTFITPIAVKSGGATALFILRVVEGFGEGPTMPALMAMISKWAPKAERARFGAIVFGGAQIGNIAGSYFSGLIMYDGSWENVFYMFGGIGLGWFVIWCFICYSTPNTHPFISDKEKKFLNENVQALIHSEKQILDPVPWKALLRSIPLWSLIIAGIGHDWGYFTMVTDLPKYMTDVLKFNIKSAGLLSALPYVAMWIASFFFGLICDFCIKKNIHSIKNARKIYTTIAATGPGICIILASYSGCDTTLAVFWFIAAMTLMGAYYSGMKINALDITPNYAGTTTAMVNGIAAISGIITPYLIGLLTPNSTLKEWRIAFWVCLGVLVITNIVYLIFAKGEQLWWDDVKKHGYPKNWKHGPLSLRKNDSENAHTEKTSDEKK
- the LOC126770789 gene encoding putative inorganic phosphate cotransporter isoform X2, which codes for MLTGWRLALSKLFIIPQRYVFAIMALLAVANAYTMRVCLNLAITQMVKKTVAVEGDANFDPNACPDLSSVKNVTTLADYITTVRSDSDLFEWSEATQGLILSSFYYGYVLTHIPGGMLAERYGGKWVLGTGLLSTAICTFITPIAVKSGGATALFILRVVEGFGEGPTMPALMAMISKWAPKAERARFGAIVFGGAQIGNIAGSYFSGLIMYDGSWENVFYMFGGIGLGWFVIWCFICYSTPNTHPFISDKEKKFLNENVQALIHSEKQILDPVPWKALLRSIPLWSLIIAGIGHDWGYFTMVTDLPKYMTDVLKFNIKSAGLLSALPYVAMWIASFFFGLICDFCIKKNIHSIKNARKIYTTIAATGPGICIILASYSGCDTTLAVFWFIAAMTLMGAYYSGMKINALDITPNYAGTTTAMVNGIAAISGIITPYLIGLLTPNSTLKEWRIAFWVCLGVLVITNIVYLIFAKGEQLWWDDVKKHGYPKNWKHGPLSLRKNDSENAHTEKTSDEKK